In a single window of the Pseudogemmatithrix spongiicola genome:
- a CDS encoding DUF2249 domain-containing protein gives MATPTMLDVRTIPPREKHATIFRTFDALAPGEHFTLVNDHDPVPLHYQFQTQRTGAFRWEYTERGPSIWRVEISRR, from the coding sequence ATGGCGACGCCGACCATGCTGGATGTCCGTACGATCCCACCGCGTGAGAAGCACGCGACCATCTTCCGCACCTTCGACGCCCTCGCGCCGGGCGAGCACTTCACCCTGGTGAACGACCACGACCCGGTGCCGCTGCACTATCAGTTCCAGACGCAGCGCACGGGCGCGTTCCGCTGGGAGTACACCGAGCGCGGTCCGAGCATCTGGCGCGTGGAGATCTCGCGGCGCTGA